One genomic region from Sphingomicrobium aestuariivivum encodes:
- a CDS encoding cytidine deaminase has translation MTEKELIALARSAALKAYAPYSGFSVGCAIESVDGEIVTGANMENACYRLGLCAEQSALTTACHAFGLDKVKRIAVAGGDGSGEALSGAAPVTPCGGCRQAILEAAHLSGRDIEILAASGDGEALERLRIEAILPHGFGPKNLEDGA, from the coding sequence ATGACCGAAAAAGAACTCATCGCGCTCGCCCGTTCCGCCGCCCTCAAGGCCTATGCCCCTTATTCGGGCTTCTCGGTGGGCTGCGCGATCGAGAGCGTGGACGGCGAGATCGTCACCGGCGCCAACATGGAAAACGCCTGCTACCGCCTCGGCCTGTGCGCCGAACAGTCGGCACTGACCACCGCTTGCCACGCCTTCGGCCTCGACAAGGTGAAACGCATCGCGGTGGCGGGCGGCGACGGTTCGGGCGAAGCGCTCAGCGGCGCGGCTCCCGTCACCCCCTGCGGCGGCTGCCGCCAAGCGATCCTCGAGGCCGCGCATTTGTCGGGCCGCGATATCGAGATCCTTGCAGCATCGGGCGACGGCGAAGCGCTCGAGCGGCTCCGCATCGAGGCGATCCTGCCGCACGGCTTCGGGCCGAAGAACCTCGAGGATGGAGCCTAA
- a CDS encoding alkylphosphonate utilization protein: MSDDEWAYDEVTGDWMPSSELAEKQATRAAAAAASDEDAVVVRDAVGNLLADGDSVTLAKDLEVKGAGQTLKRGTLIPSIRLTGDAQEIDCKYPGIKGLVLRAEFVKKR, from the coding sequence GTGAGCGATGACGAATGGGCCTATGACGAGGTGACGGGCGACTGGATGCCCTCCTCGGAACTGGCCGAAAAGCAGGCGACACGCGCCGCCGCCGCTGCCGCATCCGACGAGGATGCGGTGGTGGTGCGCGACGCGGTTGGCAACCTGCTGGCCGACGGCGATTCCGTCACGCTGGCCAAGGACCTCGAGGTGAAGGGGGCGGGGCAAACGCTGAAGCGCGGCACGCTCATCCCCTCCATCCGCCTGACCGGCGACGCGCAGGAAATCGACTGCAAATATCCCGGCATCAAGGGCCTCGTCCTGCGCGCCGAATTCGTGAAGAAGCGCTAG
- a CDS encoding copper resistance system multicopper oxidase, which produces MPISLNRRHFITSAVGLGAAAALPVPAWAKGQSLTHAKQGFGMLMGEDIRLTIDNHHFTTGARGGHAVAINGSVPGPLLHLREGQQVRLHVTNNLEEDTSVHWHGLLVPFQFDGVPGVSFPGIRPGQTFTYDFKIRQAGTYWYHSHSGLQEQAGHYGPIVIESAEPDPRYDRDYVVLLSEFTPVHPHEIMRKLKVGEHYFNRQMQTATDGDMPLSERLMWGGMRMNPRDISDVTGATYTYLVNGHGPADNLSFDFTPGERIRLRFINGSAMTFFNVRIPGVPMTVIEADGQPVAPVEVDEFQIGTAETYDVIVEPTDGVHAITAEAMDRSGLGVATLTSHKGHIAAPPRLREPVTLTMADMGMGSKDGMDHGGMDHGSGGMDHSMRDKSLVPDDVKVGPGVDMIAPMPVDRMDFPGLGLDKVDHRVLRYTDLKAARMNPHRTVERELEIHLTGNMERYMWSFDGKKFSAVTDDPIRFGYDERVRVKLVNDTMMAHPIHLHGHFFELVNGADHMHQPLKHTLVVQPGGTATFDLTANEPGDWAFHCHLLYHMHAGMMQVVTVRPFPEPEGDA; this is translated from the coding sequence ATGCCCATCAGCTTGAACCGCCGCCATTTCATCACCAGCGCCGTCGGCCTCGGTGCCGCCGCTGCCCTCCCCGTTCCCGCCTGGGCGAAGGGGCAGTCGCTGACCCATGCGAAGCAGGGCTTCGGCATGCTGATGGGCGAGGACATCCGCCTCACCATCGACAACCACCATTTCACCACTGGTGCGCGCGGCGGCCATGCGGTCGCCATCAACGGCAGCGTCCCCGGCCCGCTCCTCCACCTTCGCGAGGGCCAGCAGGTCCGGCTTCACGTCACCAACAATCTCGAGGAGGACACGTCGGTGCACTGGCACGGCCTCCTCGTCCCCTTCCAGTTCGACGGCGTGCCGGGCGTCAGCTTCCCCGGCATCCGCCCGGGCCAGACCTTCACCTACGACTTCAAGATCCGCCAGGCCGGCACCTACTGGTACCATTCGCACTCGGGCCTCCAGGAGCAGGCGGGCCACTACGGCCCCATCGTCATCGAGAGCGCCGAGCCCGACCCGCGCTACGACCGCGACTATGTCGTGCTCCTCTCCGAATTCACGCCGGTCCACCCGCACGAGATCATGCGCAAGCTCAAGGTGGGCGAGCATTATTTCAACCGGCAGATGCAGACCGCCACCGACGGCGACATGCCGCTGTCCGAACGCCTCATGTGGGGCGGCATGCGGATGAACCCGCGCGACATCTCGGACGTCACCGGCGCGACCTACACCTATCTCGTCAACGGCCACGGGCCCGCCGACAATCTCAGCTTCGACTTCACCCCCGGCGAGCGCATCCGCCTGCGCTTCATCAACGGCTCGGCGATGACCTTTTTCAACGTGCGCATCCCGGGCGTGCCGATGACCGTGATCGAGGCCGACGGCCAGCCGGTCGCGCCGGTCGAGGTCGACGAATTCCAGATCGGCACCGCCGAGACCTATGACGTGATCGTCGAGCCGACCGACGGCGTCCATGCCATCACCGCCGAGGCGATGGACCGCTCGGGCCTCGGCGTCGCCACGCTGACCAGCCACAAGGGCCATATCGCCGCCCCGCCGCGCCTACGCGAGCCGGTCACCCTCACCATGGCCGACATGGGCATGGGGTCGAAGGACGGCATGGACCATGGCGGCATGGATCACGGATCGGGCGGCATGGACCACTCGATGCGCGACAAGAGCCTCGTGCCCGACGACGTGAAGGTCGGCCCCGGCGTCGACATGATCGCCCCCATGCCGGTCGACCGCATGGACTTCCCCGGCCTCGGGCTGGACAAGGTCGACCACCGCGTCCTTCGCTACACCGACCTCAAGGCGGCGCGGATGAACCCGCATCGCACGGTCGAGCGAGAGCTGGAGATCCACCTCACCGGCAACATGGAGCGCTACATGTGGTCGTTCGACGGCAAGAAATTCTCCGCCGTCACCGACGACCCGATCCGCTTCGGCTATGACGAACGCGTTCGCGTGAAGCTCGTCAACGACACGATGATGGCGCACCCCATCCACCTGCACGGCCATTTCTTCGAGCTGGTCAACGGCGCCGACCACATGCACCAGCCGCTGAAGCACACGCTGGTCGTCCAGCCGGGCGGCACCGCGACCTTCGACCTCACCGCCAACGAGCCGGGCGACTGGGCCTTCCACTGCCACCTCCTCTATCACATGCACGCAGGCATGATGCAGGTGGTGACCGTCCGCCCCTTCCCCGAGCCCGAGGGAGATGCCTGA
- a CDS encoding adenosine kinase, translating to MSQSRFDIVAMGDAIVDVIAPATPEFLRQHCLPVGSMQLLTPLEADHLYASMGVAEEHSGGSAANSMAGVASLGGKVAFIGQVADDQFGTIFRHDLTALGVHFDTPALEANADCPTGRCLILVTPDGQRTMNTAPGASHELVAGAVSEELVKASRILYLEGYLFGPDKPRAAMMEARKMAHAAGNETAFTLSESVIISERRDRFTRLIEEGGIDLLFCNDHEAKLLTGHDDVLAAEAALAAKVKTAVVTHGAAGASANRDGTRVMVPAVPIDEVVDTTGAGDLFAAGFLAAYTRDKPIEKCLETGAICAAEVISHYGARPEADLKELTEL from the coding sequence ATGTCCCAGAGCCGTTTCGATATTGTCGCCATGGGCGATGCGATCGTCGACGTGATCGCGCCCGCGACCCCCGAGTTTCTCCGGCAGCATTGCCTGCCGGTGGGCTCGATGCAGCTGCTCACCCCGCTCGAGGCCGACCATCTCTATGCCTCGATGGGCGTGGCCGAGGAACATTCGGGCGGCTCCGCGGCCAATTCGATGGCGGGCGTCGCCAGCCTCGGCGGCAAGGTCGCCTTCATCGGGCAGGTCGCCGACGACCAGTTCGGCACGATTTTCCGTCATGACCTCACCGCGCTCGGCGTGCATTTCGACACGCCGGCGCTCGAGGCCAATGCCGACTGCCCGACCGGCCGCTGCCTCATCCTCGTGACGCCCGACGGGCAGCGTACGATGAACACCGCGCCGGGCGCGAGCCACGAGCTCGTCGCGGGCGCGGTCAGCGAGGAGCTCGTGAAGGCGAGCCGCATCCTCTATCTCGAAGGCTACCTCTTCGGTCCCGACAAGCCGCGCGCGGCGATGATGGAAGCGCGAAAGATGGCGCATGCGGCGGGCAACGAGACCGCTTTCACCCTGTCCGAAAGCGTCATCATTTCCGAGCGGCGCGACCGCTTCACGCGCCTCATCGAAGAAGGCGGGATCGACCTTCTCTTCTGCAACGACCATGAAGCCAAGCTGCTGACGGGGCATGACGACGTGCTTGCCGCCGAGGCCGCATTGGCGGCCAAGGTGAAGACCGCGGTCGTCACCCACGGCGCGGCGGGCGCGAGCGCCAACCGCGACGGCACGCGCGTGATGGTGCCGGCCGTGCCGATCGACGAGGTCGTCGACACCACCGGCGCGGGCGACCTGTTCGCGGCGGGCTTCCTTGCCGCCTACACCCGCGACAAGCCGATCGAGAAATGCCTCGAGACGGGCGCGATCTGCGCCGCCGAGGTGATCAGCCATTATGGCGCGCGGCCCGAGGCCGACCTGAAGGAACTGACCGAGCTGTGA
- a CDS encoding SDR family NAD(P)-dependent oxidoreductase, producing MPNLALITGASAGIGKEFARLHAAKGGDLAITARREDELKALKDELEKGHGITVHVFPHDLSGHAEAKALYEKVTTAGLTPDILINNAGFGGGGKHLARDIGTEMGMIDLNVKALVTLTWLVAKDMVTRGSGRILNVGSTAGFVPGPGQAVYFATKAFVNSYSQALAQELRDTGVTVTALAPGYVETEFADRADLRDTQMVKQGGASPLSVAQHGYDAMMKGDLITINERKLSILLKRIVPFVPRKTLLKMVAAGQKKRGS from the coding sequence ATGCCCAATCTCGCCCTCATCACCGGTGCCTCGGCAGGCATCGGCAAGGAATTCGCCCGGCTCCATGCGGCCAAGGGCGGCGATCTCGCCATCACCGCGCGCCGCGAGGATGAACTCAAGGCCCTCAAGGACGAGCTCGAGAAAGGCCATGGCATTACCGTCCATGTCTTTCCCCACGACCTGTCGGGCCATGCGGAGGCCAAGGCGCTCTACGAGAAGGTCACCACTGCCGGCCTCACCCCCGACATTCTTATCAACAACGCCGGTTTCGGCGGCGGCGGCAAGCATCTCGCGCGCGACATCGGCACCGAGATGGGCATGATCGACCTCAATGTGAAAGCGCTCGTCACGCTGACATGGCTGGTTGCCAAGGACATGGTCACGCGCGGTTCGGGCAGGATCCTCAACGTCGGCTCGACCGCGGGTTTCGTGCCCGGCCCCGGCCAGGCGGTCTATTTCGCCACCAAGGCCTTCGTGAACAGCTACAGCCAGGCGCTGGCCCAGGAATTGCGCGATACCGGCGTCACCGTGACCGCGCTGGCGCCGGGCTATGTCGAGACCGAATTCGCCGACCGCGCCGACCTTCGCGACACGCAGATGGTCAAGCAGGGCGGCGCTTCGCCGCTGTCGGTCGCGCAGCATGGCTATGACGCCATGATGAAGGGCGATCTCATCACCATCAACGAGCGCAAGCTCTCGATCCTGTTGAAGCGCATCGTCCCCTTCGTGCCGCGCAAGACACTCCTCAAGATGGTCGCGGCGGGACAGAAGAAACGCGGTTCCTAG
- a CDS encoding LOG family protein, with protein sequence MSKSDIGRIAIYCGHQAGANPVYADMAVKLASEMANRGIDLVYGGGKLGLMGIVADTVLEAGGKVYGVIPQSLVDVEVAHPGLTELHPVPGMHERKAKMTELTDAFVCLPGGIGTMDELMEAWTWNALGYHAKPFCLLNVNGFWDGFASFCDRVADEGFMSADRRQQLLMAHDPVEAIEKLDEASKARQQGMVW encoded by the coding sequence GTGAGCAAGAGCGACATCGGACGCATCGCCATCTATTGCGGGCACCAGGCGGGGGCAAACCCCGTCTATGCCGACATGGCGGTGAAGCTGGCCTCCGAAATGGCCAACCGCGGCATCGACCTCGTCTATGGCGGGGGCAAGCTGGGGCTTATGGGCATCGTCGCCGACACCGTCCTCGAGGCCGGCGGCAAGGTCTATGGGGTGATCCCCCAGAGCCTCGTCGATGTCGAGGTCGCGCATCCGGGGCTGACCGAACTGCATCCCGTACCGGGCATGCACGAGCGCAAGGCCAAGATGACCGAACTCACCGATGCCTTCGTCTGCCTGCCGGGCGGCATCGGCACGATGGACGAGCTGATGGAAGCCTGGACGTGGAATGCGCTGGGCTATCACGCCAAGCCCTTCTGCCTCCTGAACGTCAACGGCTTCTGGGACGGGTTCGCGAGCTTCTGCGACCGCGTGGCCGACGAGGGCTTCATGTCGGCCGACCGCCGCCAGCAGCTCCTGATGGCGCATGACCCGGTCGAGGCCATCGAAAAGCTGGACGAAGCGTCCAAGGCCCGCCAACAAGGCATGGTTTGGTAG
- a CDS encoding isopenicillin N synthase family dioxygenase has product MTNVITSESVATVSLKDDPDTLARDLGNSFVNYGFAIVRDHGIPQDLIDEAYEKAAAFFALPESVKKKYHVEGGGGARGYTPFGIETAKGHKAYDLKEFYHVGRDLPEGHRFRDHMADNVWPEEVESFETTFKKLYAEFDKAGERLLRAVARFLDIDEEYLVDAIEDGNSVMRMLHYPPIPAQPGEHIRAGAHGDINAITLLLGAEEAGLQLLTQDGEWLDVKPKDGELAINIGDMLDRLTNGYLPSTQHRVINPTPERASNSRYSMPFFLHFRSDFEIKALPNCVPEGEEPKNPPITADEYLQQRLAEIKLK; this is encoded by the coding sequence ATGACCAACGTAATCACCAGTGAAAGCGTCGCGACCGTCAGCCTCAAGGACGATCCCGATACGCTCGCCCGCGATCTGGGCAACAGCTTCGTCAACTATGGTTTCGCCATCGTGCGCGACCATGGCATCCCGCAGGACCTCATCGACGAGGCCTATGAAAAGGCCGCGGCCTTCTTCGCGCTGCCCGAGAGTGTGAAGAAGAAATACCATGTCGAGGGTGGCGGCGGTGCGCGTGGCTACACGCCCTTCGGCATCGAGACCGCCAAGGGCCACAAGGCCTATGACCTCAAGGAATTCTACCATGTCGGGCGCGACCTGCCCGAGGGTCACCGTTTCCGCGACCATATGGCCGACAATGTCTGGCCCGAGGAAGTTGAAAGCTTCGAGACGACCTTCAAGAAGCTCTATGCCGAGTTCGACAAGGCGGGCGAGCGCCTGCTCCGCGCCGTCGCGCGCTTCCTCGACATCGACGAGGAATATCTGGTCGATGCGATCGAGGACGGCAACAGCGTGATGCGCATGCTGCATTACCCGCCGATCCCCGCGCAGCCGGGCGAACATATCCGCGCTGGCGCGCATGGCGACATCAACGCCATCACGCTGCTGCTGGGTGCCGAGGAAGCGGGTCTCCAGCTCCTCACGCAGGACGGCGAATGGCTCGACGTGAAGCCCAAGGATGGCGAGCTTGCGATCAACATCGGCGACATGCTCGACCGGCTGACCAACGGCTATTTGCCCTCGACCCAGCACCGCGTGATCAACCCCACGCCCGAGCGCGCGTCCAACTCGCGCTACTCGATGCCCTTCTTCCTGCACTTCCGTTCGGACTTCGAGATCAAGGCGCTGCCGAACTGCGTGCCCGAGGGCGAAGAGCCGAAGAACCCGCCGATCACCGCGGACGAATATCTCCAGCAGCGTCTGGCGGAGATCAAGCTCAAGTGA
- a CDS encoding NupC/NupG family nucleoside CNT transporter, which translates to MQILMSFAGIALILLLAFLLSNDKKAIRLRVVGAAFALQAGIAGLVLATDWGARVLEWMAGGVSSLLGYSAAGTQFIFGPIASPEIGGNSFAIAALPVIIFFAALISILYYLGVMQLIIKWVGGALQKITGISKVESLAAAANIFVGQSESPLVVKPYLAALPPQKIFTIMSVGMAGVAGTILAAYAAMGIDIEFLLAAAFMSAPGGILMAKIIMPDPRVAVAAGDDAELAEQGRSPKGGAAAALNDHVDEVDAHDGEEKPANIIMAAAMGAQTGVKLAVAVAAMVLSFVALVALANGILGGVGGWFGLEDLTFQKIVGFIFQPIMYLIGVPWEEANIAGGLFGTKVVLNEFVAFIDLGALEGLSQRTVAIVTFALCGFANFSSIAIQMAVTGGLAPNQRPVIAKLGLRALAAGSLANLMSAALAGLLLSL; encoded by the coding sequence GTGCAGATTCTCATGAGCTTCGCGGGGATCGCGCTGATCCTCCTTCTCGCCTTCCTCCTGTCGAACGACAAGAAGGCCATCCGCCTGCGCGTCGTCGGCGCGGCCTTCGCGCTGCAGGCGGGGATCGCGGGCCTCGTGCTGGCCACCGACTGGGGCGCGCGCGTCCTTGAATGGATGGCGGGCGGCGTGTCCTCGCTGCTCGGCTATTCGGCGGCGGGCACCCAGTTCATCTTCGGGCCGATCGCCAGCCCCGAAATCGGCGGCAACAGCTTCGCCATCGCCGCGCTGCCGGTCATCATCTTCTTCGCCGCGCTCATCAGCATCCTTTATTATCTCGGCGTGATGCAGCTGATCATCAAATGGGTCGGCGGCGCGCTCCAGAAGATCACCGGCATCTCCAAGGTCGAGAGCCTTGCCGCGGCGGCCAACATCTTCGTCGGCCAGTCGGAAAGCCCTCTGGTGGTGAAGCCCTATCTCGCCGCGCTTCCGCCGCAGAAGATCTTCACGATCATGTCGGTCGGCATGGCGGGCGTCGCGGGCACGATCCTCGCGGCCTATGCGGCGATGGGCATCGACATCGAATTCCTGCTCGCCGCCGCCTTCATGTCGGCGCCGGGCGGGATCCTCATGGCCAAGATCATCATGCCCGACCCCAGGGTCGCGGTGGCCGCCGGAGATGACGCCGAGCTGGCCGAGCAGGGCCGCAGCCCGAAGGGCGGCGCGGCCGCGGCGCTCAACGACCATGTCGACGAGGTCGACGCGCATGACGGCGAGGAAAAGCCCGCCAACATCATCATGGCCGCCGCCATGGGCGCGCAGACGGGCGTGAAGCTCGCCGTCGCGGTCGCCGCGATGGTGCTGAGTTTCGTCGCGCTGGTGGCGCTGGCCAACGGCATCCTCGGCGGCGTCGGCGGCTGGTTCGGCCTCGAGGACCTGACCTTCCAGAAGATCGTCGGCTTCATCTTCCAGCCGATCATGTACCTCATCGGCGTGCCGTGGGAGGAAGCCAATATCGCTGGTGGCCTGTTCGGCACCAAGGTCGTGCTCAACGAGTTCGTCGCCTTCATCGACCTCGGCGCGCTCGAGGGCCTGTCCCAGCGCACGGTGGCGATCGTGACCTTCGCGCTGTGCGGTTTCGCGAACTTCTCGTCGATCGCGATCCAGATGGCGGTGACCGGCGGGCTCGCGCCCAACCAGCGTCCTGTGATCGCCAAGCTGGGGCTGCGTGCGCTGGCCGCGGGTTCGCTCGCCAACCTGATGAGCGCGGCGCTGGCGGGGCTTCTGCTGTCGCTTTGA
- a CDS encoding thioesterase family protein, giving the protein MARLAESFDALRRDGDRFTITAPEAWAQGRTLYGGMTMALAHEAARRYFDDLPPLRSAQCVFVGPAAGRVHFLPGILRKGRSTTMVAVEAVSDDGPVLRASFVFGSSRDSAVAVEAPGLPEVSTPDEAIPLFATGNERAPGFTANFDMRLGGGAQGVSGGEPMMATWAKFRDPPGGDPVSALLALADAPPPAAITRFPQVAPLSSVTWHIDLVARPEEVDGWHLLRAEAEHSGEGMTTQDMKLWREDGQLLAIGRQNIAIFA; this is encoded by the coding sequence GTGGCGCGGCTTGCAGAGAGTTTCGACGCGCTGAGGCGCGATGGCGACCGCTTTACCATCACCGCGCCAGAGGCGTGGGCGCAGGGGCGCACGCTTTATGGCGGGATGACGATGGCGCTCGCCCATGAGGCGGCGCGGCGCTATTTCGACGACCTTCCACCGCTGCGCAGCGCGCAATGCGTGTTCGTCGGCCCGGCGGCGGGGCGCGTGCATTTCCTGCCCGGCATCCTGCGCAAGGGTCGCTCGACGACGATGGTCGCGGTCGAGGCAGTGAGCGACGACGGGCCGGTGCTGCGCGCGAGTTTTGTCTTCGGGTCGAGCCGTGACAGCGCGGTGGCAGTGGAGGCGCCGGGGCTACCCGAAGTCTCGACGCCGGATGAGGCGATCCCGCTGTTCGCGACGGGCAACGAGCGCGCGCCCGGGTTCACCGCCAATTTCGACATGCGCCTCGGCGGCGGCGCGCAGGGCGTGTCGGGGGGCGAGCCGATGATGGCGACCTGGGCGAAGTTTCGCGACCCGCCCGGCGGCGATCCGGTGTCGGCGCTGCTGGCGCTCGCCGATGCGCCGCCGCCCGCCGCCATCACCCGTTTCCCGCAGGTCGCGCCGCTGTCGAGCGTGACGTGGCACATCGACCTTGTCGCCCGGCCCGAGGAGGTCGACGGCTGGCACCTCTTGCGCGCGGAAGCCGAGCATTCGGGCGAGGGGATGACGACACAGGATATGAAACTGTGGCGCGAGGACGGGCAGTTGCTTGCCATCGGCCGCCAGAATATCGCGATCTTCGCCTAG
- a CDS encoding copper resistance protein B — protein MRSAAFLLLAAASAPALAQDHQHHGQQPQVHSKEPVETQEMDHCAMGHLPPEQCPPEEEAIEADPHAGHAMPEPQAADPHAGHAMPTRQAADPHAGHAMPMDKSAPGAAPESAVPPRAFEGPRHAADLIFGEAVMAPARDQLAKSASGMTTGMLMIERLEARIPTEGGDTGYLWDAQGWYGGDLNRFVFKTEGEGAFDESLEEAEIQALYSRAIGPFFDLQAGVRLDLEPETRPHAVLGVQGLAPYMFHVDAALFLSDRGDLTARLEGEYDQKITQSLILQPRLEVELAAQDMPEIEVGAGLSKVEAGLRLRYEFVPEFAPYIGLDYEAKTGRTADFARAEGEDVAGLKLLLGVRAWF, from the coding sequence ATGCGCAGTGCTGCCTTCCTCCTCCTCGCCGCCGCCTCCGCCCCCGCCCTCGCGCAGGACCACCAGCATCACGGCCAGCAGCCGCAGGTGCATTCGAAGGAGCCGGTCGAGACGCAGGAAATGGACCATTGCGCGATGGGCCACCTGCCCCCCGAGCAATGCCCGCCAGAGGAAGAGGCCATCGAGGCCGATCCGCACGCCGGACACGCCATGCCCGAGCCGCAGGCCGCAGATCCTCACGCCGGCCATGCCATGCCCACGCGACAGGCCGCCGATCCGCACGCCGGACACGCCATGCCGATGGACAAGTCCGCGCCCGGCGCCGCGCCAGAAAGCGCTGTCCCGCCCCGCGCCTTCGAAGGCCCGCGCCATGCCGCCGACCTCATCTTCGGTGAAGCCGTCATGGCCCCTGCCCGCGACCAGCTCGCGAAAAGCGCGAGCGGCATGACCACCGGCATGCTGATGATCGAGCGCCTCGAGGCGCGCATCCCCACCGAGGGCGGCGACACCGGTTACCTGTGGGACGCACAGGGCTGGTACGGCGGCGACTTGAACCGCTTCGTCTTCAAGACCGAGGGCGAAGGCGCCTTCGACGAGAGCCTCGAGGAGGCCGAGATACAGGCGCTCTACAGCCGCGCCATCGGCCCCTTCTTCGACCTGCAGGCGGGCGTGCGCCTCGATCTCGAACCCGAAACCCGTCCCCATGCCGTCCTCGGCGTGCAGGGCCTTGCACCCTACATGTTCCATGTCGATGCCGCGCTCTTCCTGTCGGATCGCGGCGACCTCACCGCGCGGCTCGAGGGCGAATATGACCAGAAGATCACGCAAAGCCTGATCCTCCAGCCCCGCCTCGAGGTCGAGCTCGCCGCGCAGGACATGCCCGAAATCGAAGTGGGCGCGGGTCTCTCGAAGGTCGAGGCGGGCCTTCGCCTGCGCTACGAATTCGTCCCCGAATTCGCGCCCTATATCGGCCTCGACTATGAAGCGAAGACCGGTCGCACCGCCGACTTCGCCCGCGCCGAGGGGGAAGACGTCGCCGGCCTCAAGCTCCTCCTCGGCGTGCGCGCCTGGTTCTAG
- a CDS encoding queuosine precursor transporter, whose translation MIDQPSRPAPTAIPLSLFAFAVFYGGMVCIAGVFANKQVELFPLPGVGTLAVEAGIFAFLMLVVTSSAVTEMFGATAGRRMVLFGFVPLIISSLLTVLILGLPAAPEMEEERLAAFNLLLSSTPRIWLGGILAYGISTLLNVWIFDKLRRPGGRLLWARSAIAGMVSQALDTLIFVSVAFYGVFPIANLMIGQMLAKVVLSAVLFPPLIYAMVAIGRRLDAPKPEATPA comes from the coding sequence ATGATCGATCAGCCTTCGCGCCCCGCGCCTACCGCCATCCCCCTCTCGCTCTTCGCCTTCGCCGTCTTCTACGGCGGCATGGTCTGCATCGCGGGGGTCTTCGCCAACAAGCAGGTGGAGCTATTCCCGCTGCCGGGCGTCGGCACGCTGGCGGTCGAGGCGGGCATCTTCGCCTTCCTCATGCTGGTCGTCACCTCCTCGGCGGTGACCGAGATGTTCGGTGCGACCGCGGGCCGCCGCATGGTCCTGTTCGGCTTCGTGCCGCTCATCATCTCCTCGCTGCTGACGGTGCTGATCCTCGGCCTGCCCGCGGCCCCCGAGATGGAGGAAGAGCGCCTCGCCGCCTTCAACCTCCTCCTCTCCTCGACCCCGCGCATCTGGCTCGGCGGCATCCTCGCCTACGGCATTTCGACGCTCCTCAACGTGTGGATCTTCGACAAGCTGCGCCGCCCCGGCGGCCGCCTCCTGTGGGCGCGCAGTGCCATCGCCGGCATGGTCAGCCAGGCCTTGGACACGCTGATCTTCGTCTCGGTCGCCTTCTACGGCGTCTTCCCGATCGCCAACCTGATGATCGGCCAGATGCTCGCCAAGGTCGTCCTCTCGGCCGTCCTCTTCCCGCCGCTCATCTACGCGATGGTCGCCATCGGCCGCCGCCTCGATGCGCCCAAGCCCGAGGCAACTCCGGCCTGA
- a CDS encoding GNAT family N-acetyltransferase → MDIIFEEKDGRGRWHVRPEGADEDAEMTFSRTNAELIMIDHTFVPPSARGQGIAGKLAQAAVDKSRAEGWKIIPVCPYMKAEAEKHDDWDDVIQR, encoded by the coding sequence ATGGACATCATTTTCGAAGAAAAAGACGGGCGCGGCCGCTGGCACGTCCGTCCCGAGGGCGCCGACGAGGACGCCGAAATGACCTTCAGCCGGACCAATGCCGAGCTGATCATGATCGACCATACCTTCGTGCCGCCATCGGCGCGCGGCCAGGGCATCGCGGGCAAGCTCGCGCAGGCCGCGGTCGACAAGTCGCGGGCCGAGGGCTGGAAGATCATTCCCGTCTGCCCCTACATGAAGGCAGAGGCGGAAAAGCACGACGACTGGGACGACGTGATCCAGCGCTAG